Genomic segment of Coffea arabica cultivar ET-39 chromosome 1e, Coffea Arabica ET-39 HiFi, whole genome shotgun sequence:
AGTCATACCAGATTATTCAGATCTTCCTGACTGGCTAAGAGAAGCAGTAGACCTGCCTGAAGATGATGAGATATTTGCAGGTTTACATGGTCAAGGATCAACACAAGCATCTATAAATGTTGGATCTGGTTGGTATTGGTTCAAAGTAGCAACAAGAAAATCAGCAAGCAAAAGCATCAAAACAAGCTGatttaaatgaaaatcaacaGTTCAGCAACCAAAAGATACACCAGAAGCTAATTTGGGACAACATAAGCAGCAAACCCAATTCAAAAAAACAACATGAAGATTCAAGAAGTCATCCAACATCAGGGAGGGGATGATAGATGTCATGCCAATGAGCAGGAAGAGGACTGGAATGAAGCAATAGAGGATGATGAAAACCTGCTTGACAGAGGAATAAGATATGATGATGAAAGCATCCCTGTCTACAGCTACTTCAATGCGGATGAAGAGTTTAGGAAAGAGCACTTTGAACTAAAGGTTGATCATAAATTTACTAGCTTCTATAAGTTTAGAGAGGCTTTGGTGGAATGGGAAATTAGAGAGGGATATGAGCACAACTACATCAAAAATGAAGGCTCTCGAATCACAGCTAAATGTGCAAAGGGGTGCAGTTGGAGGATTCATGCAAGCAGAATCCAAAAAACAAAGACATTTATGATCAAAACTCTTAAGGGAGAGCACTATTATGGCAGGAATTACAACAATCGACATGCCACTTCAACATAGCTGAGTAATAAATTTCAAGCTAAAGTGAGGGATGATCCTGGATATAGTATTCCTGGCATAGTGAATGAGACAAGAAGATTATTTATGCTAGATATTAGTCAAAAAATAGCTGCCAGAACAAAGCAAAAAGCATTAGAGGCACTTAGGGGCAATGACATGGAGCAATACCACAGACTTTGGGATTATGTAGCTACTGTTAAAAATTCAAATCCTGATAGTCATATTTCATTGCAAATTGATAGGCGAAATGTTGAGGAAAGAGCTATATTTCAGAGGATATATTATGGTTTAGGTGCTTTGAAAAATGGTTTCCTAAAAGGATATAGACCTATCATAGGACTAGATGGCTGTTTCCTTAAGAGTCCCTTTGGAGGTCAGCTGCTTACAGCCTTGGGTAGGGATGCCAATGAAAATATGTTCCCTATTTCCTTTGCTGTTGTTGAGGTAGAGAATTACGATAGTTGGAGTTGGTTTTTGCAGGAATTAATCAGCCAAATTGGAAGAGGAAACAAAGGAGTGGCTTACACTTTCATTTCAGATAGGCAAAAGGGTCTTGTCCATGCAATTGAAGAATTGTTTCTTGAATCAAAGCACAGATTCTGTTTGAAACATATGTTCGAGAACTTCAAACAAAGATTCAAGAATCAAGACCTTAGAAACATGTTTTGGGAAGTTGCTGCAGCAACAAGCATGCCAGAGCATGAAACTGCCATAGCAAATCTTGCGAGGGCTGACCCATAGGAAGGTGACAAGCTAACAACTGCGGGATGGTTCAAACGGTTGCCTCCAAAATTGTGGTCCATAGCTCATTTTAGTACAGCTTGTAGGAGTGACACTTGCGTTAACAATATGAGTGAGTCATGGAATAATTACATTCTAAAAGCTAGAGGGAAGCCAATAATTACAATGCTGGAGTGGATTCGGAGGAGATTAATGCAAAGGTTGGTAACCAAACGAGAGGGCATGCTGAAACATGGTGGCACTTTATGTCCAAACATTTATGAGAAGTTAGAGAAGTTTAAGATAAAGGCAAGAAATTGTGTTGCGGTTTATGGAGGAAATGGGAATTTGGAAGTTGATGGCTATGGAAGGACAAATGTTGTCAATTTGGAGATGAAAACATGTACCTGTGGTCATTTTCAGTTTAGTGGCATTCCTTGCGTGCATGCGGTTGCCTGCATTCAGAGTAGAAAGTTGAAATTTGAGGACTATGTTAATGCTTGTTACCATAGGGAGGCATATTTAAGGGCCTACAACTTCACAATTGGTCCCGTTCCTTCGAAGCAGTTCTGGGTAGATAGGAAAATGCAATATTTGAACCCACCATTGGTGAAAAAACAGCCTGGTAGGCcaaaaaaacagaggaagaaGGGTCCAGAAGAGCCTACAAATCAGCAGAAAGCAAGTAGGAAAGGTCTTGCAGTTTACTGTCAGAGGTGTTTGAAATCTGGACATAACATACGAACTTGCAAATCAGGGATTCACCCTAAGTCTAAACTTTACAAAGTAATATAACATTTTACATTCTACTGTCACTATggtttagtgtgttttattgctACTTATACACTCATTAAATTCGATTTGAACTATAGGCACTTAAAGTTGGTCCAACAGCTTCAAATGCAACATCCGTAGCTTCTACAACTCAGGCTAGTGTCTCAAGTACTACTGCTACTACACTTTCACAGGTACTAAAAAGTAATTATCTATTTTTGGGTGCTGGAATATACTTACATACATACTAACCATGAGAACTTACATACAGGAGCCAAATCAGCCTATAAGTGGTACCAACCAAGAAAGCCATCAAAGTAGATCCTCAAAGAGAAAGCAACCAGCTGCAACTGCAAGGATGTCAAGGTTGCGACATTGTGGCTCCAAGAGACCAAGAAAATGAACTGCTATTTTTTCGATTTTATTGGTTGAATGTACTGGTTATGCCAAGTAGAATATGTCGATTTTATTGGTTGAATGTACTGAT
This window contains:
- the LOC140017019 gene encoding uncharacterized protein; translated protein: MKIQEVIQHQGGDDRCHANEQEEDWNEAIEDDENLLDRGIRYDDESIPVYSYFNADEEFRKEHFELKVDHKFTSFYKFREALVEWEIREGYEHNYIKNEGSRITAKCAKGCTKVRDDPGYSIPGIVNETRRLFMLDISQKIAARTKQKALEALRGNDMEQYHRLWDYVATVKNSNPDSHISLQIDRRNVEERAIFQRIYYGLGALKNGFLKGYRPIIGLDGCFLKSPFGGQLLTALGRDANENMFPISFAVVEVENYDSWSWFLQELISQIGRGNKGVAYTFISDRQKGLVHAIEELFLESKHRFCLKHMFENFKQRFKNQDLRNMFWEVAAATSMPEHETAIANLARADP